A window of Lagopus muta isolate bLagMut1 chromosome 16, bLagMut1 primary, whole genome shotgun sequence contains these coding sequences:
- the PXMP4 gene encoding peroxisomal membrane protein 4 — MAGGAAPPSALLRAINALLLQRRYRAALAVLKGFRNGAVYGAKIRAPHALVMTFLFRSGSLREKLKSIAQATYTHSRNLAYFVFTYKGLMALQSRLQGKKIPFHSFFAACIGGWLVFGENNPINSQIIMYLLSRILFGLSRLAVEKGCIPQPKQDPFPLVAALVWGTVLWLFEYHRQTLQPSLQASMTYLYDDSNVWHDVSDFLIYNKKPESK; from the exons ATGGCGGGCGGCGCCGCTCCGCCGTCTGCGCTGCTCCGCGCCATCAACGCGCTCCTCCTGCAGCGCCGCTACCGCGCCGCGCTCGCCGTCCTCAAGGGCTTCCGCAACGGGGCCGT GTATGGAGCAAAAATTCGTGCTCCGCATGCCCTGGTGATGACTTTCCTGTTCAGGAGTGGAAG tTTAAGAGAGAAATTGAAATCGATTGCTCAGGCCACGTACACTCATTCCCGGAACTTGGCGTATTTTGTGTTCACCTACAAGGGGCTGATGGCGTTGCAGTCCCGactacaggggaaaaaaattccatttcattctttctttgcAGCCTGCATTGGGGGTTGGTTAGTGTTCGGTGAGAACAATCCCATCAACAGCCAG ATCATTATGTACCTGCTGTCTCGCATCCTGTTTGGCCTGTCTCGCCTGGCCGTGGAGAAGGgctgcatcccacagcccaAGCAGGATCCCTTCCCGCTTGTCGCAGCTCTGGTGTGGGGAACAGTTCTCTGGCTCTTTGAGTACCACCGGCagaccctgcagccttctctgcaGGCCTCCATGACCTACCTGTATGATGACAGCAACGTGTGGCACGACGTTTCTGACTTCCTCATTTATAACAAAAAGCCTGAGAGCAAATAG